The following are encoded in a window of Clostridium thermarum genomic DNA:
- the tyrS gene encoding tyrosine--tRNA ligase — translation MSSIYDVLLERGYVKQLTHEAEIKELLEKEKVTFYIGFDPTADSLHVGHFLQLMVMAHMQKAGHIPIALIGGGTAMIGDPTGKTDMRRMMTREEIEHNGNCFKEQMSRLIDFSDGKAYMLNNADWLLDLNYVNFIREIGVHFSVNKMLTAECFKQRLEKGLSFLEFNYMLMQGYDFLELNRKYGCVMELGGDDQWSNILAGVDLIRRKEGKPAYGMTFTLLTNSEGKKMGKTEKGAVWLDKNRTSPYEFYQYWRNVNDADVEKCLALLTFLPMHEVRRLGALKDAEINEAKKVLAYEVTKIIHGEEEAEKARSAAEALFSGAGNLENVPTNTINRAMLNMSLLDVLVELKILPSKGEGRRLIQQNGLSINDAKVTDINRALIEEDFAQGFVLIKRGKKNYNRIVLE, via the coding sequence ATGTCAAGCATTTATGACGTTCTCCTTGAGAGAGGATATGTTAAACAGCTTACTCATGAAGCTGAAATAAAAGAATTATTGGAGAAAGAAAAGGTAACCTTTTACATAGGCTTTGACCCTACTGCAGATAGTTTACATGTTGGTCATTTTCTTCAATTGATGGTTATGGCCCACATGCAAAAGGCAGGCCATATTCCTATTGCCCTAATTGGTGGAGGAACTGCCATGATTGGCGACCCAACCGGTAAGACAGACATGAGAAGGATGATGACAAGAGAAGAAATTGAGCATAATGGAAACTGTTTTAAAGAGCAGATGTCCAGACTTATTGATTTTTCTGATGGTAAGGCCTATATGCTGAATAATGCAGATTGGTTATTGGATCTTAACTATGTGAACTTTATTAGAGAAATAGGTGTTCATTTTTCAGTTAATAAAATGTTAACTGCAGAGTGTTTTAAGCAGAGATTGGAAAAAGGACTATCCTTCCTTGAATTTAACTATATGTTAATGCAGGGATATGACTTTTTAGAGCTAAACAGAAAATATGGCTGTGTAATGGAATTAGGTGGAGATGACCAATGGTCAAACATACTTGCCGGTGTTGACCTCATAAGAAGAAAAGAAGGAAAGCCGGCCTATGGTATGACCTTTACTCTCTTAACAAATTCTGAAGGTAAAAAGATGGGCAAGACTGAAAAGGGAGCGGTTTGGTTAGATAAGAATAGGACTTCTCCTTATGAGTTTTATCAGTACTGGAGAAATGTTAATGACGCAGATGTAGAAAAATGTCTGGCACTATTGACCTTCCTTCCAATGCACGAGGTAAGAAGATTGGGAGCTCTTAAAGATGCTGAAATAAATGAAGCTAAAAAGGTACTTGCTTATGAGGTTACCAAGATTATTCATGGCGAAGAGGAAGCTGAAAAAGCTAGGTCTGCTGCTGAAGCATTATTTAGTGGTGCAGGAAACTTAGAAAATGTACCAACAAATACAATTAATAGGGCTATGTTAAATATGAGTCTACTGGATGTGCTTGTGGAATTAAAAATATTACCATCTAAAGGTGAAGGAAGAAGATTAATACAACAGAATGGCCTCAGCATAAATGACGCTAAGGTTACTGATATAAATAGAGCACTCATAGAAGAAGACTTTGCACAGGGCTTTGTTCTTATTAAGAGAGGAAAGAAAAATTACAATAGAATAGTATTAGAATAA
- a CDS encoding DsrE/DsrF/DrsH-like family protein yields the protein MSKKILIAGGVAGGASTAARIRRLDEEAEIIMFERGEFISFANCGLPYYIGETIKERDKLLVQTPEAMNKRFRIDVRTNSEVISVNAEKKSVKVKKNDGQEYEENYDYLVLSPGAKPLTPPIDGIESDRIFTLRNIPDTDKIKDYVDNMGVKKAIVIGGGYIGVEMAENLIERNVSVTLVEAAPHILAPFDSDMVAMAEKELAENGVRLYLNNGVKAFSQKDDKITVTLASGTRIEGDMVILAIGVAPDTAFLKTSGIKLGSRGHILVDEHMRTNLEGVYAVGDAVEVTDFVTGEKTAIPLAGPANRQGRIAADNICGIPSTYNGTQGTSIIKVFKLTAACTGANERTLKRYNIPYRVIYLHPMSHATYYPGASQLSIKLLFNDGGKILGAQVLGYDAVDKTIDVFATVMRLKGTIHDLTELELAYAPPYSSAKSPVNMAGFVAENLLKGRMEVFVPEEAENFDTQDTVLIDVRTKLEYDNGHIEGALNIPVDEIRDRLQEIPSDKEAMVYCQVGLRGYIASRILEQKGFRVKNMTGGYRSSSAAKFRTEDYKASNGKEEVEDMKMQEAAINGKDIEIKKEVDATGLCCPGPLMSVKTNIDALAEGEVISITASDPGFYEDIKSWCRNTHNDLLDLHREGGNIRAIIRKGMGKQNAKAPMGSTDTVAKDNKTIVVFSGDLDKAIASFIIANGAASMGKKVTMFFTFWGINILRKHNPIKADKGFMEKMFGKMMPRGSRKLKLSQMNMAGIGPKMIRGIMKRKNVNSLEELIQAAIDNGIELVACQMSMDLLGFKVEELIDGVKIGGVGYYLGEAEDSNVNLFI from the coding sequence GTGAGTAAAAAGATTTTAATTGCAGGTGGAGTTGCCGGTGGTGCTTCCACGGCAGCCAGGATAAGAAGACTTGATGAAGAAGCAGAAATCATTATGTTTGAAAGAGGAGAGTTTATCTCTTTTGCTAACTGTGGTCTGCCTTATTATATTGGTGAAACAATTAAGGAGAGAGATAAACTTTTAGTTCAAACGCCAGAGGCTATGAATAAGAGATTTAGAATAGATGTGCGGACAAACAGCGAAGTTATTTCCGTCAATGCAGAAAAAAAGTCGGTAAAGGTTAAAAAGAATGACGGACAAGAATATGAAGAAAATTATGATTACCTGGTTTTATCACCAGGTGCAAAGCCGCTGACACCACCTATTGATGGAATAGAAAGTGATAGAATATTTACTCTCAGAAACATACCTGATACGGATAAAATAAAGGATTATGTGGACAATATGGGGGTTAAAAAAGCCATTGTTATCGGCGGAGGTTATATTGGAGTTGAAATGGCTGAGAACCTGATTGAGAGAAATGTATCTGTAACCCTGGTGGAAGCTGCACCACACATATTGGCTCCCTTTGACAGTGATATGGTAGCTATGGCTGAGAAGGAGTTGGCGGAAAATGGAGTTAGACTATACTTAAATAATGGGGTTAAAGCCTTTAGCCAGAAAGATGATAAAATAACCGTTACACTGGCAAGTGGTACAAGAATTGAAGGGGATATGGTAATACTGGCAATAGGTGTAGCACCTGATACGGCTTTTCTGAAAACTAGTGGTATTAAGCTTGGATCCCGAGGTCATATACTGGTTGATGAGCATATGAGAACAAACTTAGAAGGGGTCTATGCTGTAGGTGATGCGGTGGAAGTAACTGACTTTGTAACAGGTGAAAAGACAGCTATTCCACTTGCAGGACCTGCAAATAGGCAGGGAAGAATTGCAGCGGATAATATATGCGGCATACCTTCAACCTATAATGGGACTCAGGGAACATCAATTATTAAGGTGTTTAAATTAACAGCGGCCTGCACTGGAGCCAATGAGAGAACTTTAAAGAGGTACAATATTCCTTATAGGGTAATATACCTTCACCCTATGTCCCATGCCACCTATTATCCAGGGGCAAGTCAGCTTTCAATTAAATTGCTGTTTAATGATGGAGGAAAAATTCTGGGGGCACAGGTTTTAGGCTACGATGCTGTAGATAAGACAATTGATGTGTTTGCAACTGTAATGAGACTAAAGGGGACTATACACGACTTAACAGAACTGGAACTGGCTTATGCTCCTCCATATTCTTCAGCAAAATCACCTGTTAATATGGCTGGCTTTGTAGCTGAGAACCTGCTAAAAGGAAGGATGGAGGTTTTCGTACCAGAAGAGGCAGAGAATTTTGACACCCAAGATACTGTGTTAATAGATGTTCGAACAAAGTTAGAATATGATAACGGTCATATTGAAGGAGCCTTGAATATTCCTGTTGATGAGATAAGAGACCGGCTGCAGGAGATTCCAAGTGACAAGGAAGCCATGGTTTACTGTCAAGTAGGACTTAGAGGTTATATAGCCTCCAGAATACTTGAACAAAAGGGTTTTAGAGTTAAAAATATGACCGGAGGTTATAGGTCATCTTCAGCGGCTAAATTCAGGACGGAAGATTACAAAGCAAGTAATGGAAAAGAAGAAGTTGAGGATATGAAAATGCAGGAAGCTGCGATAAATGGCAAAGATATTGAAATAAAAAAAGAAGTTGACGCTACAGGCTTATGTTGTCCTGGACCGCTTATGTCAGTTAAGACCAATATCGATGCACTTGCGGAGGGAGAAGTTATTAGTATTACAGCTTCAGACCCGGGATTTTATGAAGACATTAAATCATGGTGCAGAAATACTCACAATGATCTGTTAGACCTGCATAGAGAAGGGGGAAACATTAGGGCCATCATTAGAAAAGGTATGGGAAAGCAGAATGCAAAAGCGCCTATGGGCAGTACAGATACTGTGGCAAAAGATAACAAGACCATAGTGGTTTTCAGCGGTGATTTAGACAAGGCAATTGCTTCCTTTATCATTGCAAACGGAGCAGCTTCTATGGGGAAAAAGGTGACCATGTTCTTTACCTTCTGGGGGATAAACATTCTCAGAAAGCATAATCCTATAAAAGCAGATAAAGGTTTTATGGAAAAAATGTTTGGTAAGATGATGCCTAGGGGAAGCAGGAAATTGAAGTTATCCCAGATGAATATGGCTGGCATTGGACCTAAGATGATAAGAGGAATAATGAAGAGAAAAAATGTGAATTCTCTTGAGGAGCTTATACAAGCGGCTATTGACAATGGTATAGAATTGGTAGCTTGTCAGATGTCTATGGATTTACTTGGATTTAAAGTGGAGGAACTCATCGATGGAGTTAAGATTGGGGGAGTAGGTTACTATCTTGGGGAAGCTGAGGACTCTAATGTAAACTTATTTATATAA
- a CDS encoding ArsR/SmtB family transcription factor, with product MEYNYKELEDISEFLKVLAHPVRLCIVRGLLSNGGCNVSHMQNCLGVPQSTVSQHLQKLRTAGIIEGERRGFEIIYKVVDQRTAKLIDVLINKEGQ from the coding sequence ATGGAATACAACTATAAGGAGTTAGAGGATATCAGCGAATTTTTAAAAGTACTTGCTCATCCAGTGAGGCTTTGTATTGTGAGGGGCCTGTTGAGCAATGGAGGCTGCAATGTAAGCCATATGCAAAATTGCTTAGGTGTGCCTCAGTCCACAGTATCACAGCATTTACAAAAGCTGCGGACGGCAGGAATAATTGAAGGTGAAAGAAGAGGATTTGAAATTATATATAAGGTAGTTGACCAAAGAACAGCAAAGCTTATTGATGTACTTATAAATAAAGAAGGACAATAG
- a CDS encoding DUF2225 domain-containing protein, with protein sequence MGKEDNNKLFSGMEHLGFHDVANIQLYSKEVKNNKETDGKDAKEKTEKSLLYDKEVTCPVCNTKFKARAVKVSAPRMVTKDSDFFIRYANINPYYYDVWLCNSCGYAAMKRDFEHIKEYNFQRIRENITSRWRGKNYPEFYDVDISIERYKLSLLNYIAINAKDSSKAMNCLKIAWMYRLKEDSENEKAFLTQALEGLESAYFGEDFPIYGMDKFSTMYLIGELSRRIGNYDKAMLWFSKVITTPAVNQKLKELARDQKDLIKEAKVVSEQHVHDVNNINSTVENKKGFFKYLFKLK encoded by the coding sequence GTGGGTAAAGAAGATAATAATAAGCTTTTTTCAGGAATGGAGCACTTAGGCTTTCATGATGTAGCTAATATCCAACTCTATTCCAAGGAAGTTAAAAATAATAAGGAAACTGATGGCAAGGATGCAAAAGAAAAAACAGAGAAGAGCTTATTATATGATAAGGAAGTTACCTGTCCGGTATGCAATACAAAATTTAAAGCCAGAGCGGTTAAGGTTTCTGCTCCTAGAATGGTGACAAAAGACTCTGACTTTTTTATAAGATATGCAAATATAAATCCTTATTATTATGATGTTTGGCTGTGTAACAGTTGTGGTTACGCTGCCATGAAAAGAGATTTTGAACACATTAAAGAATATAACTTCCAACGCATAAGAGAAAACATAACAAGCCGGTGGAGAGGAAAGAACTATCCTGAGTTCTATGATGTGGATATTTCCATAGAAAGATACAAGCTTTCATTACTAAACTACATTGCAATCAATGCTAAGGATAGCAGTAAAGCTATGAACTGCCTTAAGATAGCTTGGATGTATAGATTGAAGGAAGATTCTGAGAATGAAAAAGCCTTCCTCACCCAGGCTCTTGAGGGATTAGAAAGCGCATATTTCGGAGAGGACTTCCCAATATACGGTATGGATAAGTTCTCAACTATGTACTTGATTGGCGAACTTAGCAGAAGAATTGGTAACTACGATAAGGCCATGCTTTGGTTTAGTAAAGTTATAACTACACCGGCGGTGAATCAAAAACTCAAGGAATTAGCTAGAGATCAGAAGGATTTAATCAAAGAAGCCAAGGTAGTTTCAGAACAACATGTACATGATGTAAATAATATTAACAGCACTGTAGAAAATAAAAAAGGCTTTTTCAAATACTTATTTAAACTAAAATAA
- a CDS encoding metallophosphoesterase, protein MALYAISDLHLSLSMDKPMDIFGDNWYMHHEKIKDNWIECIQEEDTVLIGGDISWSMKMEDGKKELQWIHQLPGNKIIIKGNHDYWWSSISKLNSMFENMKFIQNNHFNYEDYGICGTRGWICPGTDRFEEGDQKIYNRELNRLKLSLDSAKKAGCKKIIAMIHYPPTNEKFEDSGFTDLFKKYEVEKVIYGHLHGPFYYKTLNGVRDGIEYILTSCDYIDFKPVKLL, encoded by the coding sequence ATGGCTTTATACGCAATATCAGACCTTCATCTGTCCTTAAGTATGGATAAACCCATGGATATATTTGGAGATAATTGGTACATGCATCATGAGAAGATAAAGGATAACTGGATAGAATGTATCCAAGAAGAAGATACTGTGCTAATTGGAGGGGATATTTCCTGGTCCATGAAGATGGAGGATGGAAAGAAGGAACTTCAATGGATCCATCAGCTGCCGGGTAACAAGATAATTATCAAAGGCAACCATGATTATTGGTGGTCCAGCATTTCAAAATTGAATAGTATGTTCGAAAACATGAAGTTTATCCAAAACAATCATTTTAATTATGAGGATTATGGAATCTGTGGTACAAGAGGCTGGATATGTCCGGGTACTGATAGATTTGAAGAAGGGGACCAGAAGATATATAACCGTGAGTTAAATAGATTAAAGCTATCTCTGGATAGCGCAAAAAAAGCAGGTTGTAAGAAGATCATTGCCATGATACACTATCCGCCAACCAATGAAAAGTTTGAAGATTCTGGCTTCACAGATCTTTTTAAGAAATATGAGGTTGAAAAAGTCATCTATGGGCATCTTCACGGCCCCTTTTACTATAAAACCTTAAATGGTGTTAGGGATGGAATTGAGTATATTCTAACCTCCTGTGACTACATAGACTTTAAACCCGTTAAACTGTTATAG
- a CDS encoding EscU/YscU/HrcU family type III secretion system export apparatus switch protein, producing MTKRKKAAALQYEKSYEAPIVTAVGLGFIADNIIEIAKENKVPIVENEELADLLTNVDVGSSIPVDLYEVVAHIIAYVIDLDKVFDSR from the coding sequence ATGACAAAACGAAAGAAAGCTGCAGCACTTCAATATGAAAAGAGCTACGAGGCACCTATAGTAACGGCAGTAGGGCTTGGCTTTATTGCAGATAATATAATTGAAATTGCTAAGGAAAATAAGGTGCCTATAGTAGAAAACGAAGAATTGGCAGACCTTCTTACAAATGTTGATGTGGGCAGCTCCATACCGGTGGATTTATATGAAGTGGTGGCCCATATCATAGCATATGTAATAGATTTAGACAAAGTATTTGACAGTAGGTGA